The following proteins come from a genomic window of Pyxidicoccus sp. MSG2:
- a CDS encoding carboxypeptidase-like regulatory domain-containing protein, protein MKAWVGRIAGDVPVFLGVPDRESLERGVCLYLLELGPAPPARGGGRPPLQISVCYLVTAGGESPERAHRLLGELVFAAMEETDFDVELTPVPTTVWAGLRAAPRPGFRLRVPVRRERPQPVVHRVRFPVVTTAVPAEALLGCVVGPGDVPIPGALVELPSLRLTTRTDAQGCFRFPRVPPVATLGRLEVRAKGEVLALGPEALAAEPQPLLIRLPLKEE, encoded by the coding sequence ATGAAAGCGTGGGTGGGCCGCATTGCCGGTGACGTCCCCGTGTTCCTCGGGGTGCCGGACCGTGAGTCCCTCGAGCGCGGCGTGTGCCTCTACCTGCTCGAGCTGGGCCCCGCCCCGCCCGCGCGAGGTGGCGGCCGTCCGCCCCTGCAAATCTCCGTCTGCTACCTCGTCACAGCCGGCGGCGAGTCCCCCGAGCGCGCCCACCGCCTCCTCGGTGAGCTCGTCTTCGCCGCCATGGAGGAGACCGACTTCGACGTGGAGCTCACCCCCGTCCCCACCACCGTGTGGGCCGGCCTCCGCGCCGCGCCGCGCCCCGGCTTCCGCCTGCGCGTCCCCGTGCGCCGCGAGCGCCCGCAGCCCGTGGTGCACCGCGTGCGCTTCCCCGTCGTCACCACTGCCGTCCCAGCCGAGGCGCTGCTCGGCTGCGTGGTGGGACCCGGCGACGTGCCCATTCCGGGCGCCCTGGTGGAGCTGCCGTCGCTGAGGCTCACCACGCGCACGGACGCGCAGGGCTGCTTTCGTTTTCCCCGCGTGCCGCCAGTGGCCACGCTGGGGCGGCTGGAGGTGCGGGCGAAGGGGGAGGTGCTCGCGCTGGGACCGGAGGCGCTCGCCGCCGAGCCACAGCCGCTGCTCATCCGCCTGCCGCTGAAGGAGGAGTGA